The Methanothrix soehngenii GP6 genome has a window encoding:
- a CDS encoding DUF7343 domain-containing protein: protein MMNWIDRRRTRRWQSAVLASIFLLGISSLFLLLSLSLGMEEASTQDSLTLNVYLDPAGKALVTGYADNISGLNFLAASEYQYENDTHRLYALTDGLTAKTSQVWTLNLDAKGLFEDYRITFYLPGDMRLGQINASLGLQYHLSAFNDSLVADVQGYEVQDPSISIQYQQPLAAGSAPFSLPAIPPGLPPGYPGAGISLILLLAGAFILAIGSVLGVILWRRRLQSLPSPSPLGNGTQANADPTMSPALSSTCAVSGDECSTSPGQSIEEGPNEVSPSVVYAPVDAPANAADESPPPISGPSTSLSSAFANGSSTISSPPSGDEGATYEHVADIEESRRSGTQPDVDLDQPSETAANEPGSGWEGKQRIQLSREMEAVIQTLTHREQAVISTLVEHGGRMTQAEIRYETKTPKSSLTGILISLERRKLVTKKEWGRTNIIELSEWFLSQRERS from the coding sequence ATGATGAATTGGATCGACAGGAGACGTACTCGCCGCTGGCAATCCGCTGTCCTGGCCAGCATTTTCCTGCTCGGCATATCCTCATTATTTCTTCTCCTCTCCCTCTCTCTTGGAATGGAGGAGGCATCCACGCAGGATAGCCTCACACTCAATGTCTATCTGGACCCAGCGGGAAAGGCCCTGGTTACCGGCTATGCGGATAATATCTCCGGCCTGAATTTTCTCGCCGCTTCAGAGTACCAGTATGAGAACGATACTCATCGGCTTTATGCCCTCACCGACGGCCTGACCGCAAAGACAAGCCAGGTCTGGACTTTAAACTTGGATGCAAAAGGATTATTCGAGGACTACAGGATCACCTTTTATCTGCCCGGTGATATGCGCCTGGGCCAGATCAATGCTTCTTTAGGCCTCCAGTATCATCTCTCCGCCTTCAATGATTCCCTTGTGGCGGATGTGCAGGGCTATGAGGTGCAGGATCCCTCGATATCCATTCAGTATCAGCAACCCTTGGCTGCGGGATCAGCACCCTTCTCTCTTCCGGCCATCCCTCCAGGCCTTCCTCCCGGCTATCCCGGCGCCGGTATCAGTCTCATCTTGCTCCTGGCTGGGGCATTCATTCTTGCCATAGGATCCGTTCTGGGGGTGATCCTCTGGAGGCGCAGGCTCCAATCGCTCCCTAGCCCCTCTCCTCTGGGAAATGGCACGCAGGCGAATGCAGACCCAACCATGTCCCCCGCCCTTTCTTCAACATGTGCTGTGAGCGGGGATGAATGCTCAACCAGTCCAGGCCAATCCATTGAAGAAGGCCCAAATGAGGTCAGTCCATCCGTCGTCTATGCGCCTGTGGACGCTCCCGCCAATGCTGCGGATGAAAGCCCGCCTCCCATCTCTGGCCCGTCCACCTCTCTTTCCAGTGCTTTCGCGAATGGTAGCAGCACCATATCCAGTCCACCTTCTGGCGATGAGGGCGCTACATATGAGCATGTTGCTGATATTGAGGAGTCTCGCCGGTCCGGCACGCAGCCTGATGTTGACCTAGACCAGCCCTCCGAAACGGCGGCGAACGAGCCGGGATCGGGATGGGAGGGCAAGCAGAGAATCCAGCTGAGCCGGGAGATGGAGGCGGTCATTCAGACCCTTACCCATAGAGAGCAGGCGGTCATATCAACCCTGGTCGAGCATGGGGGCAGAATGACCCAGGCTGAGATCAGGTATGAGACAAAAACCCCTAAATCGTCTCTAACTGGCATTTTAATCTCTCTAGAGAGGAGAAAGCTGGTAACTAAGAAAGAATGGGGCAGGACAAACATAATAGAACTATCTGAGTGGTTTTTATCCCAAAGGGAACGTTCCTAA
- a CDS encoding bifunctional N(6)-L-threonylcarbamoyladenine synthase/serine/threonine protein kinase: MDRGARSRMIIFGLEGTAWNLSAALVDESGAIYEKSATYTPARGGIHPREASQHHAEHMRAVVGDVLAQARQRGLKLEGVAFSQGPGLGPCLRTVATAARALSLRFDIPLVGVNHCVAHIEVGKWQSGARDPAVIYVSGANSQVLALRQGRYRIFGETLDISVGNAIDKFARSVGLAHPGGPKVEELARKAKNYIPLPYTVKGMDLSFSGLSTAATEAAGKHDLEDVCYSLQETAFAMLVEVTERAMAHAEKREAMLVGGVGANARLGEMMRIMCHERGAEFFLPPRSFMGDNGSMIAYTGLLMLKSGISTPLDQSHVRPGYRTDEVLVSWA; encoded by the coding sequence ATGGATCGAGGAGCAAGATCGAGAATGATCATATTTGGCCTGGAAGGAACTGCCTGGAACCTCAGCGCCGCACTGGTGGATGAGTCGGGGGCGATTTATGAGAAGAGCGCTACTTACACCCCGGCCAGGGGAGGAATCCATCCTCGAGAGGCCTCACAGCACCATGCCGAGCACATGAGGGCAGTGGTGGGAGATGTCCTCGCCCAGGCTCGGCAGAGGGGACTGAAGCTGGAGGGGGTGGCCTTCTCCCAGGGACCGGGCCTGGGGCCTTGCCTGCGCACAGTAGCCACTGCCGCCCGGGCCCTCTCATTGCGTTTTGATATTCCTCTGGTGGGGGTTAACCACTGCGTCGCCCATATCGAGGTAGGCAAATGGCAGTCGGGTGCCCGCGATCCCGCGGTGATCTACGTGAGCGGCGCCAACTCCCAGGTCCTGGCCCTGCGCCAGGGAAGATACAGGATATTCGGCGAAACCCTGGATATCAGCGTGGGAAATGCCATCGACAAGTTCGCCCGCTCTGTGGGCCTTGCCCATCCCGGCGGCCCGAAGGTGGAGGAGCTGGCTCGGAAAGCGAAAAATTACATTCCCCTCCCCTATACTGTGAAGGGCATGGACCTCTCCTTCTCCGGCCTGTCCACCGCCGCAACCGAGGCAGCAGGAAAGCATGATCTGGAAGACGTCTGCTATAGCCTGCAGGAGACTGCCTTCGCCATGCTGGTGGAGGTGACGGAGAGGGCCATGGCCCATGCCGAGAAGAGGGAGGCCATGCTGGTGGGAGGAGTGGGAGCGAACGCCCGCCTGGGGGAGATGATGAGAATCATGTGCCACGAGAGGGGAGCGGAGTTCTTCTTACCGCCCCGCTCGTTCATGGGGGACAACGGCAGCATGATCGCCTACACCGGCCTCTTGATGCTCAAGAGCGGCATCTCTACCCCTCTGGACCAATCCCATGTTCGGCCCGGGTACAGGACGGACGAGGTTCTTGTCTCCTGGGCCTGA